In Lonchura striata isolate bLonStr1 chromosome 2, bLonStr1.mat, whole genome shotgun sequence, a single genomic region encodes these proteins:
- the PPME1 gene encoding protein phosphatase methylesterase 1 isoform X1, whose translation MSALEKQLHLGRLPPRPPLPGGGGHSGSKMRMGPGRKRDFSPVLWSQYFESMEDVVVENDTGKDTFRIYKSGLEGPVLLLLHGGGHSALSWAVFTSAIINRIQCRIVALDLRGHGETTVRNPEDLSAETMSKDVGSVVEALYGDLPPPIMLIGHSMGGAIAVHTAVANLLPSLLGLCMIDVVEGTAMDALNSMQNFLRSRPKTFKSLENAIEWSVKSGQIRNLESARVSMVGQVKQCEGAASPECPKAIVEGIIEEEEEEDEDEEGGGSVNKRKKEDDTETKEHLYTWRIELAKTEKYWDGWFRGLSNLFLSCPTPKLLLLAGVDRLDKDLTIGQMQGKFQMQVLPQCGHAVHEDAPDKVAEAVATFLIRHRFTVPIGGFQCVFPAC comes from the exons CCCTGGAAGAAAGCGTGATTTTTCACCAGTGCTTTGGAGCCAGTACTTTGAGTCTATGGAGGATGTTGTGGTAGAAAATGACACTGGCAAGGata CTTTTCGAATTTACAAAAGTGGCTTGGAGGGGCCTGTCTTGCTGCTGTTACATGGTGGAGGCCACTCTGCTCTGTCCTGGGCTGTGTTTACT TCTGCAATCATTAACAGGATCCAGTGTAGGATTGTGGCCTTAGACCTCCGAGGCCATG gagaaaCGACAGTAAGGAATCCTGAGGATCTGTCTGCAGAGACTATGTCAAA AGACGTGGGGAGTGTGGTGGAAGCGCTGTATGGGGACCTGCCGCCACCCATCATGCTGATCGGGCACAGCATGGGGGGGGCCATCGCTGTACACACGGCCGTCGCCAACCTGCTGCCGAGTCTGCTGGGGCTCTGCATGATCGACGTTGTGGAAG GTACAGCCATGGATGCCTTGAACAGCATGCAGAACTTCCTAAGGAGTCGTCCCAAAACATTCAAGTCGCTTGAGAATGCTATTGAGTGGAG TGTAAAAAGTGGACAGATAAGAAATCTCGAATCTGCCAGAGTTTCTATGGTTGGTCAAGTCAAACA gTGCGAAGGGGCTGCCAGTCCTGAATGCCCTAAAGCCATAGTAGAGGGAATTattgaggaagaggaggaggaggatgaggatgaggaaggaggAGGCTCTGtcaacaaaaggaagaaagaggatGACACAGAG ACAAAGGAGCATTTATACACGTGGCGAATCGAACTGGCCAAAACAGAAAAGTACTGGGATGGCTGGTTCAGGGGTTTATCCAACCTCTTCCTAAGCTGTCCGACTCCAAAGCTTTTGCTTTTAGCTG GTGTTGACAGGCTGGATAAAGATCTGACCATTGGACAGATGCAAG GGAAGTTCCAGATGCAGGTCCTCCCACAGTGTGGCCACGCAGTCCATGAAGATGCTCCGGACAAG GTTGCAGAAGCTGTTGCAACATTCCTGATCCGTCACAGGTTTACAGTGCCCATTGGTGGATTCCAGTG TGTGTTTCCTGCTTGTTAA
- the PPME1 gene encoding protein phosphatase methylesterase 1 isoform X2: MSALEKQLHLGRLPPRPPLPGGGGHSGSKMRMGPGRKRDFSPVLWSQYFESMEDVVVENDTGKDTFRIYKSGLEGPVLLLLHGGGHSALSWAVFTSAIINRIQCRIVALDLRGHGETTVRNPEDLSAETMSKDVGSVVEALYGDLPPPIMLIGHSMGGAIAVHTAVANLLPSLLGLCMIDVVEGTAMDALNSMQNFLRSRPKTFKSLENAIEWRCEGAASPECPKAIVEGIIEEEEEEDEDEEGGGSVNKRKKEDDTETKEHLYTWRIELAKTEKYWDGWFRGLSNLFLSCPTPKLLLLAGVDRLDKDLTIGQMQGKFQMQVLPQCGHAVHEDAPDKVAEAVATFLIRHRFTVPIGGFQCVFPAC, translated from the exons CCCTGGAAGAAAGCGTGATTTTTCACCAGTGCTTTGGAGCCAGTACTTTGAGTCTATGGAGGATGTTGTGGTAGAAAATGACACTGGCAAGGata CTTTTCGAATTTACAAAAGTGGCTTGGAGGGGCCTGTCTTGCTGCTGTTACATGGTGGAGGCCACTCTGCTCTGTCCTGGGCTGTGTTTACT TCTGCAATCATTAACAGGATCCAGTGTAGGATTGTGGCCTTAGACCTCCGAGGCCATG gagaaaCGACAGTAAGGAATCCTGAGGATCTGTCTGCAGAGACTATGTCAAA AGACGTGGGGAGTGTGGTGGAAGCGCTGTATGGGGACCTGCCGCCACCCATCATGCTGATCGGGCACAGCATGGGGGGGGCCATCGCTGTACACACGGCCGTCGCCAACCTGCTGCCGAGTCTGCTGGGGCTCTGCATGATCGACGTTGTGGAAG GTACAGCCATGGATGCCTTGAACAGCATGCAGAACTTCCTAAGGAGTCGTCCCAAAACATTCAAGTCGCTTGAGAATGCTATTGAGTGGAG gTGCGAAGGGGCTGCCAGTCCTGAATGCCCTAAAGCCATAGTAGAGGGAATTattgaggaagaggaggaggaggatgaggatgaggaaggaggAGGCTCTGtcaacaaaaggaagaaagaggatGACACAGAG ACAAAGGAGCATTTATACACGTGGCGAATCGAACTGGCCAAAACAGAAAAGTACTGGGATGGCTGGTTCAGGGGTTTATCCAACCTCTTCCTAAGCTGTCCGACTCCAAAGCTTTTGCTTTTAGCTG GTGTTGACAGGCTGGATAAAGATCTGACCATTGGACAGATGCAAG GGAAGTTCCAGATGCAGGTCCTCCCACAGTGTGGCCACGCAGTCCATGAAGATGCTCCGGACAAG GTTGCAGAAGCTGTTGCAACATTCCTGATCCGTCACAGGTTTACAGTGCCCATTGGTGGATTCCAGTG TGTGTTTCCTGCTTGTTAA